The sequence TTCGGAGGTCGTCCACCGCCATGGTGGGGAACTCACCGTCGGCACCTCGGTCATGGGCGGCGCAGTGTTTACGGCCATCATCCCAACCGTCGATGGATGAACCTTCCAGCGGAACTCCATTTGGGCGGTTAGCGCACACGGCGTCGAATGACTCTGGGTGCCACGCTGAGATCCCCGTGGCCACCGTCTTCAGCTGATTCTTAGGTATGGGAAGTACCGTGGCCCTGTGCAAACCGTCCAGCCTGCTTCAGAACGGCTCATTCAGGAGACCGAAACGCCCGGTCGGGCGATAGTTGGTAGGTGGACTGCTGCCATCTCCGTGATCGTGCTCATCTGGATCTATCTATGGATTCGATACACCGGCCCTGAGTTCGCCGGCCTCGACGCATCCATACTTGCGCTTGGGGACCGGGGCAGACTCCCGGGAAGCGGTAGCGTATTGGCAGCAATCTCCCTGGCCACCGACTCTGTTTCGCTCGGGTTGGCTACCGGCTTGGTGGCGATCGGTCTGGCCGTAGCATTCTCATACCGTCGAGCCGTACTCTTCCTGGCCATGGCGACATCTAGCGCCGTGATCGTAACCATCCTCAAGAGCGTCGTCGGACGAATCAGACCACCGCTCGGGGCAAGCTCCCTTGGTTCCCTGGCTTGGCCGTCTGGACACTCGGCTGGTGCGATGACCTTCGCGCTAGCCGCGGCTATTGCCTTGCATCACATCGGCCGCAAATCCGGTCTGATCACGGCGATAATCCTGGTCCCTGCGGCTCTGCTCGTGGGATACAGTCGGATCTTTCTCTCAGTGCACTGGATGACCGATGTCGTGGCTGGCTGGGCGGTCTCACTACTGGCGGTTGGATTTGGCCTGGCCATCGAAACGAAAATAGACAACTCCCCCCGCTCGCGACCGGCAGCTGCATATGGGGCGGTTCTGCTCGCGGTTAGTCTCATGGTCACTATCGGAATGAGTTGGGTGCACGTCTAATGAGATCGCTGTTTAGCAATGGTTCGAGAGGCAACGGGCGCCGGGATGGGATGTACGACTCGAAACGCTATGCCCTCATCAACCACTGGGACAAGCGACACATGGTCACCGTGTCCCGGTTCCTAGATCCCCTACCAACTGACCGCATCCTTGAGGTTGGATGTGGCGTGGGCCACTTGACCCGGCGACTCCGCGAACTTGGGGCTGACGCCATCGGTATTGACGCCAATCCGCACGCTGCTGAAAACGCCGTCACGGAAGGTGTTACGACGGGGAACGCCGAGGCTCTCGATTTCCCGGATGACAGCTTCGACAAGATTGTCTCCCTGCACGCAATCGAACATATTCCCCACATCGAAGCGGCGCTGTCCGAGATGGCGCGTGTGCTTCGGCCGGGCGGAAAGGCGCTTTTGGTGTATCCGGCCGAGCCGATCCAGGGTATCTGGGCTGTCCCCACCGCCATTGTCCTACACCGGAACCCGTTCAAAGCACGTGAGGTGCACTGTCACTGGCTGTGGCCATCGAAGGTCCGGACGCTCGCCGCTCCCCATGGGTTCACCGAGGATCGTTCGGAATTCATGTTGCTTTCGTCACCGCAATTTGTGTCTTTGTTCAGCCTGGCCGCGAGATCGGGAGATTCACCGTCGACCTGCGAGGCAAACGGCTGAGCCGGGCCGAGTCTTGCACAACTTGAAGTTGGTTGAAAGAGCGCTCTCTGGT is a genomic window of Acidimicrobiia bacterium containing:
- a CDS encoding class I SAM-dependent methyltransferase → MRSLFSNGSRGNGRRDGMYDSKRYALINHWDKRHMVTVSRFLDPLPTDRILEVGCGVGHLTRRLRELGADAIGIDANPHAAENAVTEGVTTGNAEALDFPDDSFDKIVSLHAIEHIPHIEAALSEMARVLRPGGKALLVYPAEPIQGIWAVPTAIVLHRNPFKAREVHCHWLWPSKVRTLAAPHGFTEDRSEFMLLSSPQFVSLFSLAARSGDSPSTCEANG
- a CDS encoding phosphatase PAP2 family protein, with the protein product MQTVQPASERLIQETETPGRAIVGRWTAAISVIVLIWIYLWIRYTGPEFAGLDASILALGDRGRLPGSGSVLAAISLATDSVSLGLATGLVAIGLAVAFSYRRAVLFLAMATSSAVIVTILKSVVGRIRPPLGASSLGSLAWPSGHSAGAMTFALAAAIALHHIGRKSGLITAIILVPAALLVGYSRIFLSVHWMTDVVAGWAVSLLAVGFGLAIETKIDNSPRSRPAAAYGAVLLAVSLMVTIGMSWVHV